A portion of the Candidatus Scalindua japonica genome contains these proteins:
- a CDS encoding efflux RND transporter periplasmic adaptor subunit, whose product MKSSKYIAASISIVALIWILSGIFFSGAGGNVKGSAAGTTITKVAEVRVRDIVSQSYANDIVVTGRTNAARTVAIKAKIKGQIQVLLKEKGASVEEHEIIARIEMSDREAKVIEAKQRFAQRQIEYDAARSLEDKGFNSKVTLAQSLADLETARAVLTKAVIAQENTKIQAPFKGLIYDQVVEVGDYVSVADPIFTIVDMDPIELVVSVSERNISSVSLGQKALAEFLNGETVMGEVSYIAPVADPETRTFRVEITTPNPDYSIKDGLTAKVRISLKEKKAHKISPSVLSLNDAGQVGVKIVDDQNKAQFIPVTVLSDTSDYMWILGLPDNVRLITVGQEFVSHGQTVQPIVADGDGLL is encoded by the coding sequence ATGAAGTCTTCAAAATATATAGCAGCCAGTATATCTATAGTTGCGCTGATTTGGATTTTGTCCGGTATTTTTTTCTCAGGAGCTGGTGGAAACGTCAAAGGATCTGCGGCTGGTACAACGATCACAAAGGTTGCAGAAGTTCGAGTTCGAGATATCGTGTCACAGTCGTATGCAAATGATATTGTTGTAACAGGACGTACAAATGCGGCGCGTACTGTTGCAATTAAGGCCAAAATCAAAGGCCAGATTCAGGTGCTCCTGAAAGAAAAAGGAGCCAGTGTTGAAGAACATGAAATCATTGCAAGAATTGAAATGAGTGACCGTGAAGCTAAAGTTATAGAAGCAAAGCAACGATTTGCACAAAGGCAGATTGAATATGACGCGGCCAGGTCATTAGAAGATAAGGGATTTAATTCAAAAGTTACATTAGCACAGTCTCTTGCTGATCTGGAAACAGCACGTGCTGTATTGACAAAGGCCGTCATTGCGCAGGAAAACACTAAAATACAAGCGCCTTTTAAAGGTTTGATCTACGATCAGGTGGTTGAGGTAGGTGATTATGTTTCGGTTGCTGATCCGATATTTACGATTGTGGATATGGACCCGATTGAACTGGTAGTCTCTGTTTCGGAACGCAATATCTCCAGTGTCAGTCTGGGTCAAAAAGCTTTGGCAGAATTTTTAAATGGTGAAACTGTCATGGGAGAAGTAAGCTATATTGCTCCTGTCGCAGATCCGGAGACAAGAACATTCCGCGTTGAAATCACAACACCTAATCCTGATTATTCAATTAAGGACGGCTTGACGGCAAAAGTCAGGATTTCGTTAAAAGAAAAGAAGGCACACAAAATCTCACCATCAGTTCTATCACTGAATGATGCAGGTCAGGTTGGAGTAAAGATTGTGGATGATCAAAATAAAGCACAATTCATTCCTGTGACGGTTCTGTCAGATACCTCGGATTATATGTGGATCCTCGGGCTTCCTGATAATGTAAGGCTAATAACGGTGGGACAGGAATTTGTCTCCCACGGTCAGACTGTCCAGCCGATAGTGGCGGATGGAGATGGCTTGTTATGA
- a CDS encoding type II toxin-antitoxin system VapC family toxin: MKKFLIDSDILIDFLRGIEGARNYLSILSKDATLCCSVITIAEIYAGMRKTEEKKTTTLLDGLFSIPISEEIARIAGEFKRDTKSQKLELDNCLIAATALAENAVLATKNLKHYPMKKLNLESPGYHQ, from the coding sequence ATGAAAAAGTTTCTGATAGATTCTGATATACTTATTGATTTTCTTAGAGGTATAGAAGGGGCCAGAAACTATTTATCTATACTGTCTAAAGATGCTACTCTTTGTTGTTCTGTTATTACAATTGCTGAGATATATGCCGGTATGAGAAAAACTGAAGAGAAAAAAACGACAACACTCCTTGACGGTCTTTTTTCAATTCCCATATCAGAAGAGATAGCCAGAATTGCAGGAGAATTTAAGAGAGATACAAAGTCGCAAAAGCTGGAATTAGATAATTGTTTGATAGCTGCTACAGCATTAGCAGAAAATGCAGTCCTGGCCACTAAAAATTTAAAACACTATCCAATGAAAAAATTAAACTTAGAAAGCCCTGGCTATCATCAATAG
- a CDS encoding OmpA family protein has protein sequence MKRKLLLFACLAIFVSLQTGCFQFKSLDFKSLNFLSMDTLPPQSQTQGLQIAGYVPKVDSFIIILDSSSSMSSVYKDKIGGRYSRFTIAKDIISRMNNALPQMKIQGTLQRFGYGYLDKGKLTEAVYGPTTHSKPDLEYALQSIISPGGHSPAGLAIGATSEILGSTRGKSAVILISDGEKLKDEPLIKVKTLKNQFGDRTCLYTIWVGSKTESREFMEKLASEMRCGFSVTAEEIATNEEMADFIRKVFLARDSDGDGVPDDADKCPDTPPGIKVNAFGCAVDSDGDGVADDKDRCPGTPRGAIVDNRGCWVVKGVKFDYKKWDVKPQFNTNLDNIINILKRAPHLKIRVEGHTDNIGSAKYNLELSRKRAKAIKDYLIKKGIGKSRITSVGLGLSKPIATNDTKEGRALNRRAELIPVK, from the coding sequence ATGAAAAGAAAACTGTTACTATTTGCGTGTTTAGCAATATTTGTTTCGTTACAAACCGGATGTTTTCAATTTAAAAGTTTGGACTTCAAAAGTTTAAACTTTCTGAGTATGGACACATTGCCTCCTCAATCTCAGACTCAAGGACTTCAAATAGCAGGGTATGTACCTAAGGTTGACAGTTTTATTATAATTCTGGATTCGTCGTCATCTATGAGTTCTGTTTACAAAGATAAGATTGGCGGGCGATATTCCAGGTTTACGATCGCGAAAGATATTATCAGTCGAATGAACAACGCTCTACCTCAGATGAAGATTCAAGGGACCCTTCAGAGATTTGGTTATGGTTATCTGGATAAGGGGAAACTTACTGAGGCGGTATACGGGCCGACTACACATTCCAAACCCGATTTGGAGTATGCTTTACAAAGCATAATATCTCCCGGTGGACATAGTCCTGCGGGTCTTGCTATTGGAGCTACAAGTGAAATTTTAGGTTCTACAAGGGGCAAGAGTGCCGTAATTCTTATAAGTGACGGAGAAAAGCTGAAAGATGAGCCACTCATTAAAGTTAAGACCCTGAAAAACCAATTTGGAGACAGAACATGTCTCTACACGATTTGGGTGGGAAGTAAGACAGAAAGCAGGGAATTTATGGAAAAACTCGCTTCAGAAATGAGATGTGGTTTCTCGGTAACGGCTGAAGAGATTGCAACAAACGAAGAGATGGCCGATTTTATAAGAAAGGTATTTCTTGCGAGGGACAGTGACGGAGATGGTGTTCCCGATGATGCAGATAAATGTCCAGACACACCTCCCGGAATTAAAGTTAATGCTTTTGGGTGCGCCGTGGATAGTGATGGAGATGGTGTTGCCGATGATAAAGACAGATGCCCGGGTACTCCAAGAGGTGCTATTGTTGATAATCGTGGTTGCTGGGTCGTCAAAGGGGTAAAATTTGATTATAAAAAGTGGGATGTAAAACCGCAGTTTAATACTAATCTCGATAATATTATTAATATTCTGAAAAGGGCTCCACACTTAAAGATCAGAGTGGAGGGGCATACAGATAATATCGGTTCCGCGAAATACAATCTGGAACTGTCGAGAAAGAGGGCAAAGGCAATAAAGGATTATCTGATCAAAAAAGGCATTGGAAAATCACGAATCACTTCAGTTGGATTAGGATTGTCAAAGCCGATAGCCACTAACGATACAAAAGAGGGACGGGCCTTGAACAGAAGGGCTGAGTTGATACCGGTGAAATAG
- a CDS encoding peptidylprolyl isomerase, with translation MEPVNVFLDIETDGEELGRIEIELHVDIAPKTAENFRALCTGEKGFGYKDSTFHRIIPDFMIQGGDFTNHNGTGGKSIYGSKFDDENFELKHTEPGLLSMANAGPNTNSSQFFITTVVTPWLDDKHVVFGKVTDGMEVVKKIEALGSQMGEPSKQVTICNCGELKD, from the coding sequence ATGGAACCGGTAAATGTATTTCTTGACATAGAAACTGATGGTGAAGAGCTGGGACGTATAGAGATTGAATTACACGTGGATATTGCTCCTAAGACAGCCGAAAATTTTCGTGCTCTGTGTACAGGCGAAAAGGGGTTTGGATATAAGGATAGTACGTTCCACAGGATTATTCCCGATTTTATGATACAGGGAGGTGATTTTACGAACCATAACGGGACAGGCGGCAAGTCGATCTACGGTTCAAAATTTGATGATGAGAACTTTGAACTTAAACACACCGAACCGGGGCTTTTGTCAATGGCAAACGCGGGTCCCAACACAAACAGTTCGCAATTTTTTATCACCACTGTGGTAACCCCCTGGCTTGACGACAAGCACGTTGTTTTTGGAAAGGTGACCGATGGCATGGAGGTAGTCAAAAAGATAGAGGCTTTGGGGTCGCAAATGGGCGAACCTTCGAAACAGGTCACCATTTGTAACTGTGGTGAGTTAAAAGACTAA
- a CDS encoding efflux RND transporter permease subunit, which yields MINAAIHHSRTVLSILILLLIAGTYAYVDIAKESSPDIDIPQIYISMSLEGISPDDSERLLLRPMEQELATIEGVKEMKSTAYQGGGFVLLEFQAGFDKDTALDDVQKAVDQARPELPDDVEEPSVTEVNFSLFPVLVVTLSGKVPERTLLKLAQNLQDRIETISSVLDVNIAGDREELVEVIVNPELLESYALNGSDILNLFKVSNRLVAAGNLDTGAGRFAIKVPGLFETVHDVMNMPLRVKEDSVIKVRDIAEIRRTFKDPDSIARLRGERAIAIEVVKRSGENIIDTVKAVRKIVAAERVFWPQGIEVSFTQDGSEQIKTMLLDLQNNVISAIILVMIVVVFALGVRTATLVGIAIPGAFLTGIFVIYIMGLTVNIVVLFTLTLSIGMLVDGAIVVTEYADRKLSEGVAREKAYGEAARRMAWPIISSTATTLAAFAPLLFWPDTVGEFMKYLPITLIAVLASSMLMALIFVPTLGALYGKPGAAGDPKMMQMLTASEDGDMKTITGFTGWYLSVLEVAIKRPGRVLLLALALLIGVQFTYMKLGKGVEFFPSIEPDFASVLVHARGNLSIYEQDKLVKDVEDIILEIDGIETMYSRIGTSKQKGTDLPEDSIGQIQIEFTDWNTRRPASEILNEIREKAGNLAGIFIETREQEEGPAAGKAVEIQIASRFPEKLGPATVQIQDVLEELGGFRDIEDTRPIPGIEWELEVDRAQASKFGMDITTIGNYIRMVTNGLKVAEYRPNESDDEIDIVIRHGRGDRTLDQLDNVRIESAGGSVPISSFVNRSAKPAVGVIYRSDQRRIVTVKADLPPDININAKVEQIKGWLNKNLDKLDPEVEITFKGQDEDQRNSQSFLTKAFIVALFLMAIILVTQFNSFYSAFLILTAVIMSTIGVMIGLMVTGQPFGIVMTGVGVIALAGIIVNNNIVLIDTFDHLRRQYGDTMDIREIILRTGAQRLRPVLLTTITTVIGLMPMVLQLNIDFISRKTSIGAPSTQWWVQLSTAIVSGLSFSTVLTLVVTPAALMWREKTAPVISNLTRRLLKFKSE from the coding sequence ATGATTAATGCTGCTATTCATCACAGCCGGACTGTCCTTTCGATACTGATATTACTGCTTATTGCCGGAACGTATGCTTATGTTGATATCGCTAAAGAGTCCTCACCAGATATTGATATTCCACAAATATATATCTCCATGTCTCTGGAAGGTATATCTCCGGATGATTCCGAACGGTTATTACTGCGGCCGATGGAGCAGGAGCTGGCCACTATTGAAGGTGTAAAGGAGATGAAGTCTACTGCGTATCAGGGTGGGGGTTTTGTTCTGTTGGAATTTCAGGCGGGGTTTGACAAGGACACAGCTCTTGATGACGTACAGAAAGCCGTGGACCAGGCCCGGCCAGAATTACCGGATGATGTTGAGGAACCGAGCGTTACTGAGGTGAATTTCAGTCTGTTCCCGGTTCTGGTTGTCACCCTCTCTGGCAAGGTACCGGAACGGACACTGTTAAAATTGGCACAGAATTTACAGGACAGGATAGAGACAATCTCCTCTGTGCTGGATGTGAATATTGCCGGTGACAGAGAAGAACTTGTTGAAGTCATCGTAAATCCGGAGTTACTTGAGAGCTACGCGTTGAATGGCAGCGATATCCTGAATCTATTTAAGGTGTCCAATCGTCTTGTTGCCGCGGGTAATCTGGATACCGGGGCCGGACGTTTTGCAATTAAAGTACCGGGGCTTTTTGAAACTGTCCACGATGTTATGAACATGCCTTTACGTGTGAAAGAAGATTCCGTTATTAAGGTTCGTGATATTGCAGAGATTCGCCGGACTTTTAAAGACCCTGACAGTATCGCGCGTCTTCGTGGAGAGCGGGCTATTGCGATAGAGGTGGTTAAACGTTCCGGTGAGAATATTATCGATACGGTAAAAGCTGTGCGCAAGATAGTCGCGGCGGAGAGAGTATTCTGGCCTCAAGGCATAGAAGTATCTTTCACACAGGACGGGTCTGAGCAGATTAAAACAATGCTGCTTGATTTGCAGAACAACGTGATCAGCGCCATTATTCTTGTAATGATAGTAGTCGTCTTTGCGCTTGGTGTCCGTACTGCAACACTTGTGGGAATTGCTATTCCCGGCGCATTTCTCACTGGTATTTTTGTTATCTATATAATGGGCCTGACGGTCAACATTGTTGTACTTTTTACCCTTACCCTTTCAATTGGTATGTTGGTCGATGGCGCCATCGTTGTCACCGAATATGCTGACCGGAAACTGTCGGAAGGGGTCGCAAGAGAGAAGGCTTATGGTGAAGCGGCAAGGCGTATGGCCTGGCCGATCATATCTTCAACAGCAACGACATTGGCAGCATTCGCGCCTCTTCTGTTCTGGCCGGATACAGTTGGTGAGTTTATGAAATATCTGCCGATTACCCTGATAGCGGTCCTGGCATCATCCATGCTCATGGCGCTGATCTTTGTTCCGACACTGGGCGCTTTGTATGGGAAACCCGGTGCGGCCGGCGATCCTAAAATGATGCAGATGCTTACCGCTTCGGAAGATGGAGACATGAAGACAATTACCGGCTTCACAGGATGGTATCTTTCCGTGTTAGAAGTTGCGATAAAACGTCCCGGACGAGTACTTCTTCTGGCTCTGGCGTTGTTGATTGGTGTTCAATTTACTTACATGAAATTAGGAAAAGGTGTTGAATTCTTTCCAAGTATTGAGCCGGATTTTGCATCCGTTCTGGTCCATGCCAGAGGCAACCTCTCTATTTACGAACAGGATAAATTGGTAAAAGATGTGGAAGACATAATTCTTGAAATTGATGGAATTGAAACCATGTACTCTAGGATTGGAACATCAAAACAGAAGGGGACAGATTTACCGGAGGACTCAATCGGGCAGATCCAGATTGAGTTTACCGATTGGAATACGCGCAGACCGGCAAGTGAAATATTAAATGAAATTAGAGAAAAAGCCGGAAATCTGGCCGGCATTTTTATTGAGACCCGTGAGCAGGAGGAAGGCCCTGCTGCGGGTAAGGCAGTAGAGATTCAAATCGCTTCTCGTTTTCCGGAAAAGCTGGGACCGGCGACAGTGCAAATCCAGGATGTGCTGGAGGAGTTGGGTGGTTTTCGGGATATAGAAGACACAAGACCTATTCCCGGTATCGAATGGGAGCTGGAGGTTGACAGGGCACAGGCATCAAAATTCGGGATGGATATAACTACAATCGGCAACTATATCCGCATGGTAACCAACGGATTGAAAGTAGCTGAATACAGGCCAAATGAAAGTGATGATGAGATTGATATTGTAATCCGTCATGGCAGAGGGGATCGGACACTGGATCAGTTGGACAATGTGCGCATTGAAAGTGCTGGCGGGTCAGTCCCGATCAGCAGTTTTGTTAACCGTTCCGCAAAGCCTGCTGTAGGTGTGATATATCGTTCTGATCAGAGACGGATTGTGACGGTAAAGGCTGACTTGCCGCCTGATATAAATATTAACGCAAAGGTTGAGCAGATAAAAGGATGGCTGAACAAAAATCTTGACAAGCTTGATCCGGAAGTAGAGATCACATTTAAAGGACAGGACGAAGACCAGCGTAATTCACAATCTTTTCTGACAAAAGCTTTTATCGTTGCTCTGTTTTTGATGGCAATAATCCTGGTTACGCAGTTTAACAGTTTTTACAGTGCCTTTTTAATTCTGACGGCGGTAATCATGTCTACTATTGGAGTGATGATCGGTTTAATGGTTACCGGTCAACCATTCGGCATTGTCATGACTGGAGTTGGGGTAATTGCTCTTGCCGGGATTATCGTGAACAACAATATCGTGCTGATCGATACATTTGATCATCTGCGTCGTCAATATGGCGACACTATGGATATTCGTGAAATTATTCTTCGCACGGGAGCGCAGCGTCTTCGGCCTGTCTTGTTGACGACGATTACAACGGTCATCGGTCTGATGCCTATGGTCCTTCAGTTAAATATTGATTTTATATCACGTAAAACCAGTATTGGCGCACCTTCAACACAATGGTGGGTCCAGCTCTCAACAGCGATTGTTTCCGGTCTCAGCTTTTCAACTGTCCTGACGCTTGTCGTTACTCCCGCTGCCCTGATGTGGAGAGAAAAAACCGCTCCGGTAATAAGCAACCTGACAAGGCGTTTGTTGAAATTTAAATCAGAATAA
- the mfd gene encoding transcription-repair coupling factor produces the protein MKDLLKLIHKDEKYRQVSADLASGKDCHVQGLWGSSAAFLIAGLTSDRSLSGKREILFITSSIEEAEEAFEDLSIFLHESPVFFPVSEDAISVESLPDANTYVQQINVLYQLLSENSKSTNRIIITPIQSLLQHVPSPEVIEKNILTIKIGQEYKQEYIVEWLIKGGFERTGIVELPGEFSLRGGIIDIFPFASLKEFEQGNDITADGVAGEMPYRIEFFGDEIDSIRKFNTETQLSAMRVNECKILSVQTEQINALTHPESNVTLREGSGKQKGKHSSLIDYMPEGSWIIFKEYENIDSKAEHINSNLQSHDKIFSFNRIIKSCKDFRKICLSRLTLKRENTFSFNIKALDNFDHDVDNSIQKIGKIRDSYNHAIIFCGNQAEEQRLSELLSSDSNSKPVSHKTKLNRTRKTAGKRSPSNHIEFKIGHLNHGFLFEDISTAFLTHHEIFLRYRLRREPENIMPSKAIDSFLDLAKGDLVVHASHGIARFLGMQMLNSDNDTGSCGEFLALEFAEKAKVYVPATKIELVQKYISGSERKPKLSKLGNRTWERKKQIAKAAVQDMATELISMQAVREAKRGIAYPKDSEWQRKFESEFIFQETKDQLQVARDIKNDMESSKPMDRLVCGDVGYGKTEIAIRAAFKTVMYGKQVAVLVPTTLLAQQHYRTFIERMADYPVNINVLSRFKTRKEQKQILEGLKEGKVDIVIGTHRLVQKDVTFKDIGLVVIDEEQRFGVAHKEKLKKLRESVDVLTLTATPIPRTLHLSLLGIRDISSLNTPPQSRQAIRTSLLRFNPEVIRNAILHELNRDGQVYFVHNRVRNINRIADTIGKIVPEASITVAHGQMPEGELEKRTAGFINGRSDILVSTTIIESGLDIPNVNTIFINEADHFGLADLHQLRGRVGRYKHSAYAYLLLPKHRPVTPEAEKRLKAIIDFSELGAGFKIAMRDLEIRGTGNILGIEQHGHIAAVGYEMFCRLLEIVIRNAKNEPVPDQNDVHINLNLDSYLPDNYIPDMKLKIEMYRKINRLSTRREIEEMEKELADRFGPIPEYVKNLLLEGEIRVAAQASHICSLIRINRKIIFQVGNLKKAETLLKKAKKMVKVVSSNELHLTLPGKRMSPYDTADFIKNLLSSEAKLDP, from the coding sequence GTGAAAGATTTACTCAAACTTATTCATAAAGACGAGAAGTACAGACAGGTATCTGCTGACCTCGCATCAGGCAAGGATTGTCACGTTCAGGGATTATGGGGATCTTCAGCCGCTTTTCTTATAGCTGGCCTTACAAGCGACAGAAGCCTTTCCGGAAAAAGAGAAATCCTCTTTATAACTTCCAGCATTGAGGAGGCAGAAGAAGCCTTTGAGGATTTAAGCATTTTTCTTCATGAAAGCCCTGTTTTTTTCCCTGTCTCAGAGGATGCTATCTCTGTTGAGTCATTACCTGACGCTAACACTTATGTTCAGCAAATAAATGTTTTATATCAACTGCTGTCAGAAAATAGTAAATCTACCAACAGAATTATCATAACCCCAATCCAGTCGCTCTTACAACATGTACCTTCACCGGAAGTGATAGAGAAAAATATACTCACAATCAAGATTGGTCAGGAATACAAACAGGAATATATTGTAGAGTGGTTGATTAAAGGCGGTTTTGAGCGGACGGGTATTGTTGAATTACCAGGAGAGTTCAGCTTGAGGGGTGGAATAATCGATATTTTTCCATTTGCTTCCTTGAAGGAGTTCGAACAGGGCAATGATATTACGGCTGATGGTGTGGCGGGTGAAATGCCTTATCGCATAGAGTTCTTTGGAGACGAAATTGACTCTATCCGTAAGTTTAACACAGAGACGCAATTATCAGCAATGAGAGTTAATGAATGTAAAATACTTAGTGTACAAACTGAGCAGATCAATGCGCTTACTCATCCGGAATCCAACGTCACTCTACGAGAAGGGTCAGGTAAACAAAAAGGCAAGCACAGCTCTCTTATTGATTATATGCCGGAAGGCTCATGGATTATTTTTAAGGAATATGAAAATATAGATAGCAAGGCAGAGCACATAAACAGTAACTTACAATCTCATGATAAGATTTTTTCTTTCAATCGTATTATAAAATCATGTAAAGATTTCAGGAAAATATGTCTTTCCAGGTTAACACTTAAACGAGAAAATACATTTTCATTTAATATAAAAGCCTTGGACAATTTTGACCATGATGTCGATAACTCAATTCAAAAGATCGGAAAAATCAGGGACTCTTACAATCATGCCATAATCTTTTGTGGTAATCAGGCCGAAGAACAGAGGCTAAGTGAACTCCTGTCATCAGACAGTAATTCCAAACCGGTCTCCCACAAGACAAAATTAAATAGAACTCGAAAAACTGCAGGTAAACGTTCTCCTTCCAATCATATAGAATTTAAGATCGGGCATCTCAACCACGGTTTTTTATTTGAAGACATCTCAACTGCCTTTCTTACACATCATGAAATATTCCTTCGCTACCGGCTGAGAAGAGAGCCAGAGAATATAATGCCATCAAAGGCCATCGACTCCTTTCTTGATCTGGCCAAAGGAGACCTGGTAGTACACGCAAGCCACGGCATAGCAAGATTCCTGGGTATGCAAATGCTTAATAGCGATAATGATACCGGTAGTTGCGGTGAATTCCTGGCTCTTGAGTTTGCTGAAAAAGCTAAGGTCTATGTTCCAGCCACAAAGATCGAATTGGTGCAGAAATATATATCCGGTTCCGAACGCAAACCAAAGCTGAGTAAATTGGGCAACCGGACATGGGAAAGAAAAAAGCAGATAGCAAAAGCAGCCGTTCAGGACATGGCAACCGAACTCATATCCATGCAGGCAGTCAGGGAGGCAAAACGTGGTATCGCCTACCCAAAAGACTCCGAATGGCAAAGAAAGTTTGAGTCGGAATTTATATTTCAAGAGACGAAGGACCAACTCCAGGTTGCCAGGGACATTAAGAACGACATGGAATCATCAAAACCGATGGATAGGCTTGTTTGTGGAGATGTTGGGTATGGAAAAACAGAGATTGCAATAAGGGCGGCATTTAAAACGGTAATGTATGGAAAGCAGGTAGCGGTGCTGGTGCCAACAACCTTATTGGCCCAGCAGCATTACAGGACATTTATTGAAAGGATGGCAGACTATCCAGTTAATATTAATGTGTTAAGCCGATTCAAAACCCGTAAAGAACAAAAGCAGATACTGGAGGGTTTAAAAGAGGGGAAGGTAGACATTGTTATTGGCACACACAGGTTGGTCCAGAAAGATGTCACCTTCAAGGATATCGGATTGGTAGTCATAGATGAAGAGCAGAGGTTTGGTGTCGCGCATAAGGAGAAACTGAAGAAACTGAGAGAATCAGTTGACGTGCTTACGTTAACGGCAACTCCAATCCCACGTACGCTGCATCTGTCTCTTCTGGGTATAAGGGATATTTCGTCTTTGAACACACCTCCACAGTCCAGACAGGCAATAAGGACAAGTTTATTACGTTTCAATCCTGAGGTAATCAGGAACGCGATACTCCATGAATTGAACCGTGACGGACAAGTGTACTTTGTTCACAATCGTGTAAGAAACATAAACCGTATCGCGGATACTATCGGGAAGATAGTCCCGGAAGCAAGTATTACTGTTGCCCACGGACAAATGCCTGAAGGAGAACTGGAGAAGAGAACAGCTGGTTTTATTAACGGAAGATCAGATATCCTTGTATCAACTACAATAATAGAATCCGGGCTGGACATCCCAAATGTCAATACGATATTTATTAACGAAGCAGACCATTTTGGTCTGGCAGACCTGCATCAATTGCGCGGCAGGGTAGGACGGTACAAACACAGCGCTTATGCTTATCTCCTATTGCCAAAGCATAGACCGGTCACACCGGAAGCGGAAAAGAGATTAAAGGCTATTATTGACTTCTCTGAACTTGGCGCGGGCTTTAAGATTGCGATGCGAGATCTTGAGATCAGAGGAACAGGAAATATTTTAGGCATAGAACAACATGGGCACATTGCCGCAGTAGGTTATGAGATGTTTTGCAGGCTTCTCGAAATTGTGATTCGTAACGCAAAGAATGAGCCGGTACCGGACCAGAATGATGTACACATAAACTTAAACCTGGATTCATACCTGCCAGACAACTATATCCCTGATATGAAGCTTAAAATAGAGATGTACAGGAAGATTAATCGCCTTTCAACCCGACGTGAGATAGAAGAGATGGAGAAAGAGCTTGCTGATAGATTCGGCCCAATACCTGAATATGTTAAAAACCTGTTATTGGAGGGTGAGATAAGAGTTGCGGCACAAGCTTCTCATATCTGTTCACTCATACGAATAAACCGAAAAATTATCTTTCAAGTAGGAAATTTGAAAAAAGCAGAAACACTCTTAAAGAAAGCAAAAAAAATGGTAAAAGTAGTGTCCAGTAACGAACTACATCTTACGCTCCCTGGGAAGAGAATGTCACCTTATGATACAGCAGATTTCATAAAAAATCTGTTAAGCTCTGAAGCCAAGCTTGATCCTTAG